A region from the Pristiophorus japonicus isolate sPriJap1 chromosome 14, sPriJap1.hap1, whole genome shotgun sequence genome encodes:
- the bsdc1 gene encoding BSD domain-containing protein 1 isoform X1, translating to MADGESGGSWWGSWIQEGFQSVKEKSTEALEFMKRDLAEFSHVVQHDTACTIAATANAVKEKLSAETSTGAGQQVKKGLSNILGVLSDTFAPPPDKTIDCDVITLVATPSGTTELYDSTKARLYSLQADPATYCNEPDGPLELYDEWVADFNLEDQKGEISGLLVNSPSVRALYTKMVPAAVSHSEFWHRYFYKLYQLEQEESRRIALKQRAEQTSHSEELRWEEEEDEFVGASPHHTDFHHMPQSPILSVQSPVACSRIERSIVLQNQDVADIVRTPMEHQSVNADSSPTELQLRNQISTSSETSRSEETVKETAENAVATTVELVVEQQLKSKISKTNNRLSTFDKDENGSIKDPKTKEFTAVSGVVIEAKNTSRQETTKDDGPIDLRVYELNSDSGKSTPSNNGKKGSSTDISEDWEKDFDLDMTEEEVQIALSRVDVSGQLEDEDWEDWE from the exons ATGGCGGACGG GGAATCTGGTGGGAGTTGGTGGGGGAGCTGGATACAGGAAGGTTTCCAATCAGTAAAAGAAAAG TCTACTGAAGCGTTGGAGTTTATGAAACGGGATCTTGCAGAGTTTTCACATGTGGTGCAACATGATACAGCTTGTACAATTGCTGCCACCGCTAATGCGGTGAAGGAAAAGCTGAGT GCAGAAACCTCTACAGGAGCAGGGCAGCAAGTCAAAAAGGGCTTATCAAACATTCTGGGAGTCCTCTCGGACACGTTTGCTCCTCCGCCAGACAAAACTATTGATTGTGATGTTATAACACTGGTTGCAACGCCATCTGGTACTACAGAACTCTATGACAGTACTAAG GCTCGTCTTTACAGTCTACAGGCTGATCCGGCAACGTACTGTAATGAGCCAGATG GTCCCCTGGAGCTCTATGATGAGTGGGTTGCTGATTTTAATCTTGAAGATCAGAAAGGGGAAATCTCAGGCCTGTTGGTGAACAGTCCTTCTGTTCGCGCGCTTTACACAAAGATG GTACCAGCAGCAGTGTCACATTCAGAATTTTGGCATCGATACTTTTATAAACTGTATCAGCTGGAACAG GAGGAAAGCAGGAGGATAGCATTGAAACAGAGAGCAGAACAGACTTCTCATTCAGAGGAGCTTAGGTGGGAAGAGGAAGAGG ATGAATTCGTAGGGGCTTCGCCTCACCACACAGATTTTCACCATATGCCGCAAAGTCCAATATTATCTGTGCAATCTCCAGTCGCCTGCTCCAGGATAGAGCGTTCAATTGTACTTCAGAACCAGGACGTTGCTGACATTGTGCGCACACCAATGGAACACCAATCCGTAAATGCCGACAGCAGCCCCACAGAACTCCAATTGAGGAACCAGATTTCTACTTCCAGTGAGACCTCGAGGTCTGAGGAGACGGTGAAAGAGACTGCAGAGAATGCCGTCGCAACCACCGTGGAGCTGGTGGTAGAACAGCAATTGAAGTCCAAGATTTCCAAAACTAACAATagactttccacctttgacaaagatGAAAATGGATCAATAAAAGATCCAAAAACAAAGGAGTTTACTGCAGTATCTGGAGTCGTGATTGAGGCAAAGAACACTAGCAGACAGGAGACTACAAAAGATGATGGACCAATTGATTTGAGAGTGTATGAACTGAACTCTGACAGTGGCAAATCGACCCCTTCCAATAATGGAAAGAAAG GGTCCAGCACAGATATCAGTGAGGACTGGGAAAAAGACTTTGATCTGGATATGACGGAGGAAGAGGTCCAGATAGCGTTGTCTCGGGTGGACGTGTCAGGACAG CTGGAAGATGAAGACTGGGAAGATTGGGAATAA
- the bsdc1 gene encoding BSD domain-containing protein 1 isoform X2, with protein sequence MKRDLAEFSHVVQHDTACTIAATANAVKEKLSAETSTGAGQQVKKGLSNILGVLSDTFAPPPDKTIDCDVITLVATPSGTTELYDSTKARLYSLQADPATYCNEPDGPLELYDEWVADFNLEDQKGEISGLLVNSPSVRALYTKMVPAAVSHSEFWHRYFYKLYQLEQEESRRIALKQRAEQTSHSEELRWEEEEDEFVGASPHHTDFHHMPQSPILSVQSPVACSRIERSIVLQNQDVADIVRTPMEHQSVNADSSPTELQLRNQISTSSETSRSEETVKETAENAVATTVELVVEQQLKSKISKTNNRLSTFDKDENGSIKDPKTKEFTAVSGVVIEAKNTSRQETTKDDGPIDLRVYELNSDSGKSTPSNNGKKGSSTDISEDWEKDFDLDMTEEEVQIALSRVDVSGQLEDEDWEDWE encoded by the exons ATGAAACGGGATCTTGCAGAGTTTTCACATGTGGTGCAACATGATACAGCTTGTACAATTGCTGCCACCGCTAATGCGGTGAAGGAAAAGCTGAGT GCAGAAACCTCTACAGGAGCAGGGCAGCAAGTCAAAAAGGGCTTATCAAACATTCTGGGAGTCCTCTCGGACACGTTTGCTCCTCCGCCAGACAAAACTATTGATTGTGATGTTATAACACTGGTTGCAACGCCATCTGGTACTACAGAACTCTATGACAGTACTAAG GCTCGTCTTTACAGTCTACAGGCTGATCCGGCAACGTACTGTAATGAGCCAGATG GTCCCCTGGAGCTCTATGATGAGTGGGTTGCTGATTTTAATCTTGAAGATCAGAAAGGGGAAATCTCAGGCCTGTTGGTGAACAGTCCTTCTGTTCGCGCGCTTTACACAAAGATG GTACCAGCAGCAGTGTCACATTCAGAATTTTGGCATCGATACTTTTATAAACTGTATCAGCTGGAACAG GAGGAAAGCAGGAGGATAGCATTGAAACAGAGAGCAGAACAGACTTCTCATTCAGAGGAGCTTAGGTGGGAAGAGGAAGAGG ATGAATTCGTAGGGGCTTCGCCTCACCACACAGATTTTCACCATATGCCGCAAAGTCCAATATTATCTGTGCAATCTCCAGTCGCCTGCTCCAGGATAGAGCGTTCAATTGTACTTCAGAACCAGGACGTTGCTGACATTGTGCGCACACCAATGGAACACCAATCCGTAAATGCCGACAGCAGCCCCACAGAACTCCAATTGAGGAACCAGATTTCTACTTCCAGTGAGACCTCGAGGTCTGAGGAGACGGTGAAAGAGACTGCAGAGAATGCCGTCGCAACCACCGTGGAGCTGGTGGTAGAACAGCAATTGAAGTCCAAGATTTCCAAAACTAACAATagactttccacctttgacaaagatGAAAATGGATCAATAAAAGATCCAAAAACAAAGGAGTTTACTGCAGTATCTGGAGTCGTGATTGAGGCAAAGAACACTAGCAGACAGGAGACTACAAAAGATGATGGACCAATTGATTTGAGAGTGTATGAACTGAACTCTGACAGTGGCAAATCGACCCCTTCCAATAATGGAAAGAAAG GGTCCAGCACAGATATCAGTGAGGACTGGGAAAAAGACTTTGATCTGGATATGACGGAGGAAGAGGTCCAGATAGCGTTGTCTCGGGTGGACGTGTCAGGACAG CTGGAAGATGAAGACTGGGAAGATTGGGAATAA